A stretch of Methylogaea oryzae DNA encodes these proteins:
- a CDS encoding error-prone DNA polymerase, with translation MAAYAELHCLSNFTFLRGASHPEELTERADKLGYSALAITDECSLAGVVRAHAAAKPLGIKLIVGSEIQLADGPKLVLLAQNREGYGNLSQLVSLGRRRANKGGYRLEMADLEPGLADCLALLIPAADSVGCALRTLTALDGAQCAPYDDARWLAERFPGRAWIAAELLLEQDPAVQLDQLRRLSQASGLPLAAAGDVHMHVRRRKILQDTLSAVRHKTTLAQAGYALQRNAERHLRSRGKLARLYPPELLAETLRVAERCAFSLDELRYEYPEELVPQGETASGYLCRITEEGLRQRFPHGEPGKVRAQIEHELALIAELQYEPFFLTVYDIVRYARSRGILCQGRGSAANSAVCYCLGITEVDPARGNLLFERFISRERGEPPDIDVDFEHERREEVIQYLYGKYGRDRAALAACVISYRPRSALRDVGKALGLELTQVDRVAKSIAWWDGPDDLRQRFVEAGLDPQSPVVRRWASIADELRGFPRHLSQHVGGFVISRGPLSRLVPVENAAMAARTVIQWDKDDLDALGLLKVDVLALGMLSAIRRALELVSARRGQPFTLADIPPEDPAVYRMISAADTLGVFQVESRAQMAMLPRLRPRNFYDLVIEVSIVRPGPIQGGMVHPYLKRRQGLERIAYPSEAVKTVLERTLGVPIFQEQVMQLAVVAGGFTPGEADQLRRAMGAWRRHGELEKFRQKLIDGMKERGYSDRFAQQLYRQIQGFGEYGFPESHAASFALLVYVSAWLKCHEPAAFLAALLDSQPMGFYAPAQLIQDAKRHGVTVLPADVSASGWKCSLEPVAAAPGRDGRGQGPLLPAVRLGLCLVKGLSPEAGRRIAAARNALSASGAGGGEGGVIFTSLAHLAQAAALDRRELQALAAAGAVQSLAGHRRNAYWLAAGVEQRVGLLEHAPIQETLPGFEAPTEGQDIVADYASLGFTLGAHPLALLRPRFYRRGVQTAAKLRSLPDGSRTATAGLVTHRQRPGSAAGVIFVTLEDETGYINVIVRPDLAERQRRELLGASLLGVAGTLERQGPVAHLVAEKLYDYSGQLGRLQTTSRDFR, from the coding sequence ATGGCCGCCTACGCCGAACTGCACTGCCTGTCCAACTTCACCTTCCTGCGCGGCGCCTCGCACCCGGAGGAGTTGACGGAGCGGGCCGACAAACTGGGTTACAGCGCGCTGGCCATCACCGACGAATGCTCCCTGGCCGGCGTGGTGCGCGCCCACGCCGCCGCCAAACCTCTGGGGATCAAACTCATTGTCGGCAGCGAAATCCAACTGGCGGACGGCCCCAAGCTGGTACTGCTGGCGCAAAACCGCGAGGGCTACGGCAACCTGTCCCAACTCGTCAGCCTGGGCCGGCGCCGCGCAAACAAAGGCGGCTACCGGCTGGAAATGGCGGATTTGGAACCGGGCTTGGCCGATTGCCTGGCGCTGCTGATCCCCGCCGCCGATTCCGTAGGGTGCGCATTGCGCACCTTAACGGCGCTCGATGGTGCGCAATGCGCACCCTACGATGACGCCCGCTGGCTGGCCGAACGCTTCCCCGGCCGCGCCTGGATCGCCGCCGAGTTGCTGCTGGAACAAGACCCGGCCGTCCAACTGGATCAGCTGCGGCGGTTGTCCCAGGCCAGCGGCCTGCCCCTGGCGGCGGCGGGCGATGTGCATATGCACGTCCGCCGCCGCAAGATCCTGCAAGACACCCTCAGCGCCGTCCGCCACAAAACCACCCTGGCGCAAGCCGGCTACGCCCTGCAGCGCAACGCCGAACGCCACCTACGCAGCCGCGGCAAACTGGCGCGGCTCTATCCGCCGGAACTGCTGGCGGAAACCCTGAGAGTCGCCGAACGCTGTGCCTTTTCCCTGGACGAACTGCGCTACGAATACCCGGAAGAGCTGGTGCCGCAAGGCGAGACGGCCAGCGGCTATTTGTGCCGCATCACCGAGGAAGGTTTGCGACAGCGCTTTCCCCACGGCGAACCCGGCAAGGTGCGGGCACAGATCGAGCACGAACTGGCCCTGATCGCCGAACTGCAATACGAGCCGTTTTTCCTCACCGTCTACGACATCGTCCGCTACGCCCGCTCCCGCGGCATCCTCTGCCAGGGGCGCGGCTCCGCCGCCAATTCGGCGGTGTGTTATTGCTTAGGCATAACCGAAGTGGACCCGGCGCGCGGCAACCTGCTGTTCGAGCGCTTCATTTCCCGCGAGCGGGGCGAGCCGCCGGACATCGACGTGGATTTCGAGCACGAGCGGCGCGAGGAGGTCATCCAATACCTGTACGGCAAATACGGCCGCGACCGCGCCGCCTTGGCCGCCTGCGTCATCAGCTACCGGCCGCGCAGCGCCCTGCGCGACGTGGGCAAGGCGCTGGGACTGGAACTGACCCAAGTGGACCGCGTCGCCAAATCCATCGCCTGGTGGGACGGTCCGGACGACCTCCGGCAACGCTTCGTCGAAGCCGGACTGGACCCGCAAAGCCCCGTAGTCCGGCGCTGGGCCAGCATCGCCGACGAGCTGCGCGGCTTCCCGCGCCACCTGTCCCAGCACGTGGGCGGCTTCGTCATCTCGCGCGGCCCCTTGTCGCGGCTGGTGCCGGTGGAAAACGCCGCCATGGCGGCCCGCACCGTCATCCAGTGGGACAAGGACGACCTGGACGCCCTGGGTTTGCTGAAAGTGGACGTGCTGGCCCTAGGGATGCTGTCCGCCATCCGCCGCGCCCTGGAGCTGGTGAGCGCCCGCCGCGGCCAGCCCTTTACCCTGGCCGATATCCCGCCGGAAGACCCGGCCGTCTACCGCATGATCTCCGCCGCCGACACCCTCGGCGTGTTCCAGGTGGAGTCCCGCGCCCAGATGGCCATGCTGCCGCGCTTGAGGCCGCGCAACTTCTACGACCTGGTGATCGAAGTCTCCATCGTCCGCCCCGGCCCGATCCAGGGCGGCATGGTGCATCCCTACCTGAAACGCCGCCAAGGCCTGGAACGAATCGCTTATCCCAGCGAGGCGGTGAAAACCGTGCTGGAGCGCACCCTGGGCGTGCCGATTTTCCAGGAGCAGGTGATGCAACTGGCGGTGGTGGCCGGCGGCTTCACGCCGGGGGAGGCGGACCAGCTGCGCCGCGCCATGGGCGCCTGGCGCCGCCACGGCGAGCTGGAAAAATTCCGCCAAAAGCTCATCGACGGCATGAAGGAGCGCGGCTATTCGGACCGCTTCGCCCAGCAGCTCTATCGGCAAATCCAGGGCTTCGGCGAATACGGCTTCCCCGAATCCCACGCCGCCAGCTTCGCGCTGTTGGTCTATGTCTCCGCTTGGCTCAAATGCCACGAGCCGGCCGCCTTCCTCGCCGCCCTGCTCGACAGCCAGCCCATGGGCTTCTACGCCCCGGCGCAGTTGATCCAGGACGCCAAGCGCCACGGCGTGACCGTGTTGCCGGCGGATGTGTCGGCGAGCGGCTGGAAGTGTTCGTTGGAGCCCGTAGCAGCGGCGCCCGGCCGCGACGGTCGCGGGCAGGGCCCGCTCCTGCCGGCGGTGCGGCTAGGCCTGTGCCTGGTCAAAGGCTTGTCGCCGGAAGCCGGCCGCCGCATCGCCGCCGCCCGCAATGCCCTCTCGGCAAGCGGGGCCGGCGGGGGTGAAGGCGGCGTAATCTTCACCAGCCTGGCCCACCTCGCCCAAGCCGCCGCCCTGGACCGGCGCGAGCTGCAAGCCCTGGCCGCCGCCGGCGCCGTGCAATCCCTCGCCGGCCACCGCCGCAACGCCTATTGGCTGGCGGCCGGCGTGGAACAACGGGTTGGCTTGCTGGAGCACGCGCCCATCCAGGAAACCCTGCCCGGCTTCGAAGCGCCCACGGAAGGCCAGGACATCGTCGCCGACTACGCCAGCCTGGGGTTTACCCTGGGCGCCCATCCCCTCGCCCTGCTGCGCCCGCGCTTTTACCGGCGCGGCGTCCAAACCGCCGCCAAGCTGCGCAGCCTGCCCGACGGCAGCCGCACGGCAACAGCCGGCCTCGTCACCCACCGCCAACGCCCCGGCTCCGCCGCCGGCGTCATTTTCGTCACCCTGGAGGACGAAACCGGCTACATCAACGTCATCGTCCGGCCGGACCTGGCCGAGCGCCAGCGGCGCGAGCTGCTGGGCGCCAGCCTGTTGGGCGTGGCGGGAACGCTGGAACGGCAAGGCCCCGTGGCGCACCTGGTGGCGGAAAAGCTCTACGACTACAGCGGCCAGCTGGGACGACTGCAAACGACTTCGCGGGATTTCCGCTGA